Part of the Candidatus Poribacteria bacterium genome is shown below.
CCTCAACGAGCTGAACGAACCGGTAGAAATCAGACTCGGTTTTCGTGTTGAGGATTACGCAACACCTTTGAAAAACAATATGTTATTGCCCTTACCAATTGATGAGTTCGGAGAGTATGCTGAAGCGTTTGCTAGGGAGCAACGTGTATATTCGTTGGATTTCGGTTATCCAACGCAGATTGAAAAGACGGTTCGCATCCGCATTCCAGACGGATGGAAGGCTGCCGTGCCGGAAGATAGCCATCATACGATAGAAAGTGCGGAATTCACTCGGCAATACAGGCAGATTGATAACATCCTCACTTACCAGCTAATATTTACTCTTAAAAACAGGACCCTCCCAGCTGCTGCTTACGCTGAGGCGAAACCGTTTTTTACTGCGCTTGCGAGTGAGGATGGGAGCCACTTGCTGCTAAATACAAGTGGTTATAGTTCTATGTCACGAAAATAAGGGCTGCTCAGTTTTCCGTATGCCAAAGGATGGTGCTAACCTTTGACGTACTTCCAACCATCGACTATGACAGGAAGCCCGCGAATTAGACACATAGCAACAGTTATAGCAGATAGGATTACGCCCGCCAATTCCAATCCGACAACTAATTCCGGATAGACACCGGAATTTTTGAAGGCAATAACGCCACCGAGATAGATAAAAGCAATGGTTTTCGTGATGCCGTAGACACTTCGGCTCAGTCTCGAACTAGTGAGTGCGCGCGTCCATCTGGAGGTCATCATCGTGTTTTCACCGAAGGCGGTTTTGCCTTGTGCAAAAGCCGCACTCCGCAAGCCATCTGTAAAGAAGCCACGTGCAATCACGACGGCTGGTATCCAGAACGGTATCAACCCAACAACGGCGAAATAAACCCAGAAAATGCATTCGACAATTCGGTCGCCAACGATGTCAAATAGGGCACCAAAATCGGATGTTTGGTTCAGTTTACGGGCAACATAGCCGTCAACTGCATCGAGAAACAGAATTAAGCCGATCAGCGCGACGAGTAAAATATCTAAATAAAGGTGATAGTCAAAAAGGGAAATCACAACGAAGACCAGAATCAGGCGGAAGAGTGTAATCAAATTCGCAATCATGATTTTACCTCCAGGGATGTGTGAGGCATTTTATTGACTTTCATAAAGGCTGTATATTTTTAGGTTAAGCATCACTCTTTTAATGGTAACATACTAAATCTTCAAAAACAACATCAATTTTGCAAACGAAAGGGGTATTTATTTGATGAACGAAAATAGAAAACCTAACATCGTCCTTATCTTGAACGACGATATGGGTTTTTCCGACTTAGGCTGCTACGGTGGCGAAGTCCAAACGCCACATCTGGATCGGCTTGCAGCGGGTGGACTTCGGTTTACACAGTTCTACAATACGGCTCGCTGCTGTCCGTCCCGTGCGTCCATGCTTACTGGGCTACACCCACACCAAACGGGGGTGGGACACATGATGGGCGACGATGGACTTGAAGGGTATCGCGGCGACCTTAATGACCGTTGTATCACGATTGCCGATGCCGTCCGTTCAGAAGACTACGGCACCTACATGAGCGGTAAATGGCATATCTCTCGACATACCGGTGCTGATGGTCCTAAACATAGTTGGCCCTGTCAGCGTGGGTTTGATGAGTACTATGGGATTATCACCGGTGCCGCGAATTTCTGGAAACCGAACACCCTGACGCGAAATAATACCCGCATCCAACACGATGAACTCCCCGAAGATTACTTCCTCACGGACGCTATCAGTGATGAAGCAGCGACATTTATCCGTAATCATACTGAGAAAACACCTGATCGCCCATTCTTTACATACGTTGCTTACACGGCACCCCATTGGCCCCTGCACGCGCATGAAGAGGACATTGCACTCTACAATGGACGTTTTGCTGCTGGATGGGATGAACTTCGGGAAGAGAGACTCTCACGGATGCGAGAAATGAAGATTTTAGATGAGGCGTGGCAGCTTACCGCGCGTGATCCCTCGCAGCCCTCGTGGAGCGAGGCGCAATACAAAGCGTGGAATCAACGCCGCATGGAGGTTTACGCTGCACAGATCACCCGTATGGATGCAGGCATTGGACGAATTATTGACACATTGGAAGAGACAGGTAAACTTGACAACACGCTTATCCTGTTTTTAGCCGATAACGGTGGTTGTGCTGAGGAGCTCGGTGGTCCTCCAGCGAGGCGCGACGCGGGTTCACTCATTAGTACCGAGACAACCTCCGATGGACAACCTGTCTATCGTGGGAACGACCCAAGTATTATGCCTGGTCCCGAAAACACCTATCAGAGTTATGGTGTTCCGTGGGCGAACCTTTCCAATACACCGTTCCGTGAATACAAGCATTGGGTGCACGAAGGCGGTATCGCTACACCGCTCATCGCGCATTGGCCGGATGCTATAAAGTCTGAAGGCGAACTACGCCATCAGCCCGGTCAACTGCCGGATATCATGGCGACATGCCTTGAAGTCTCAGGGGCAACTTACCCTGAAGAACACAACGGACTGTTTAACACGAGGGCAATTCTGCCGTTAGAAGGGACAAGTTTAGTGCCGGTTTTCGATGATAAAGACAACGGTAAAGAAGTGCTTTATTGGGAGCATGAAGGCAACTGCGCTGTTCGTCAAGGAAAATGGAAATTGGTCTGCAAGTTCCCCGGTGATTGGGAGCTCTATGATGTAGAAGCAGAGCGGACGGAGATTAACAACCTCGCCGACAAACATCCGCAGAAAGTAAAGGAACTTGCGGGGCTTTACCAAGACTGGGCAGATCGCTGTTTTATCTATCCGTGGGATAAACTCCAGGAACAACGGAGACAACAACGCCAGCAGCGATAAATGTTTAGACAGGGCACCGTGCCTGTTATCGTTTAGGCACGGTGACCACCTCCTGCAAAGCGACTTAACTACACGCCAACATCTTCAAACAGACCGGTGTTGGCACTTCTGCTACGTCTCCTGTCGCATTCAATTCACCAGTTTCAGTATCAATCGCGAAGGTAACGACTGTATCTGTCTGCTGGTTGGCAGCAAAGAGAAAGGTGCCTTCCGGATTCAGCCCGAAGTTCCGCGGTGCCTGTCCTTGCGTTGACTCATAGCCGATGGAACTAAGCATCCCCGTTTCTTCATCAATCGCGCAGATAGCAATACTATCATGCCCACGGTTTGAACCATACAAGAACTTCCCAGAAGGATGGACATGAATATCAGCGCAATGGCTGGTGCCATCAAAATCATCGGGGAGGGTGGGGATTGTCTGGAATTCAGTGAGTGTTCCCGCACTTGCATCATACCGGAAGGCGGTGAAGGTAGAATCTATCTCGTTAATCACATACGCGTACTGCTTATTCGGATGAAAATCGAAGTGACGTGGTCCTGCACCGGGCTGCACGCGTACCCACGGCTGCGTATTGGGCGTGAGTTTCCCATTTTTGGGATCTAACTGGTAGATGAGAACCTTATCAAGCCCCAGATCGGGTGAGAAGGCGTAACGATTGCCCGGATCGATCATAATTGCGTGGGCGTGAGGTTCCATCTGTCGCTGTGGATTAACACTGGATCCCTGATGTTGTACAAAGTCAGAGGCTTCGCTGAGCCTACCATCTGTCCCTATCAGGAAAGCAGTAACACTTCCACCGCCATAATTCGCCACGAGTAAACATTTACCAGTAGCATCTATACTCAGATGACACGGGGCACCACCGCCGGTTGCTTGCTGGTTGAGATAACTAAGTTCGCCTGTTTCTTTGTGAATATAAAACGCCGTGACCGCGCCACTATCTTTGCCTTCAAACTCACCAAGTTCATTGACAGCAAAGAGATACTGCCCACTCGGGTGTATCTCCAAAAAAGATGGATTTTCAACACCTGTTATCTTGCTGCTGTATTCCAAGCCGCCAGTTGCTCCATCCAAGCGGTAGACATAAATCCCTTCGCTGTTTCCATGCGTGTAGGTACCAACATAAACGAAATAGTCCTGGCTGTTCTGTTGCGCCATTATCAATAGTCTCCTTATGAAATTTTGAGATGAATCGTTCTCTCTTCACTTTCACGATAACCAATGCGAATCGCTTTCGCTCTTATGCTTGTTTCGCCCTTTGGTAGACGTAGTGGATCGGTATACAGCTGCCAATGGGCATCCTCTCCTTGCTCCGTCGTGTAGGCAATAGATGCCCCTTGCGTGGAGCAGTGAAGTTGTAAAACAAACGGAGCTGCCCATTCACCCACCCTA
Proteins encoded:
- a CDS encoding CDP-alcohol phosphatidyltransferase family protein — its product is MIANLITLFRLILVFVVISLFDYHLYLDILLVALIGLILFLDAVDGYVARKLNQTSDFGALFDIVGDRIVECIFWVYFAVVGLIPFWIPAVVIARGFFTDGLRSAAFAQGKTAFGENTMMTSRWTRALTSSRLSRSVYGITKTIAFIYLGGVIAFKNSGVYPELVVGLELAGVILSAITVAMCLIRGLPVIVDGWKYVKG
- a CDS encoding arylsulfatase, which codes for MNENRKPNIVLILNDDMGFSDLGCYGGEVQTPHLDRLAAGGLRFTQFYNTARCCPSRASMLTGLHPHQTGVGHMMGDDGLEGYRGDLNDRCITIADAVRSEDYGTYMSGKWHISRHTGADGPKHSWPCQRGFDEYYGIITGAANFWKPNTLTRNNTRIQHDELPEDYFLTDAISDEAATFIRNHTEKTPDRPFFTYVAYTAPHWPLHAHEEDIALYNGRFAAGWDELREERLSRMREMKILDEAWQLTARDPSQPSWSEAQYKAWNQRRMEVYAAQITRMDAGIGRIIDTLEETGKLDNTLILFLADNGGCAEELGGPPARRDAGSLISTETTSDGQPVYRGNDPSIMPGPENTYQSYGVPWANLSNTPFREYKHWVHEGGIATPLIAHWPDAIKSEGELRHQPGQLPDIMATCLEVSGATYPEEHNGLFNTRAILPLEGTSLVPVFDDKDNGKEVLYWEHEGNCAVRQGKWKLVCKFPGDWELYDVEAERTEINNLADKHPQKVKELAGLYQDWADRCFIYPWDKLQEQRRQQRQQR
- a CDS encoding lactonase family protein, coding for MAQQNSQDYFVYVGTYTHGNSEGIYVYRLDGATGGLEYSSKITGVENPSFLEIHPSGQYLFAVNELGEFEGKDSGAVTAFYIHKETGELSYLNQQATGGGAPCHLSIDATGKCLLVANYGGGSVTAFLIGTDGRLSEASDFVQHQGSSVNPQRQMEPHAHAIMIDPGNRYAFSPDLGLDKVLIYQLDPKNGKLTPNTQPWVRVQPGAGPRHFDFHPNKQYAYVINEIDSTFTAFRYDASAGTLTEFQTIPTLPDDFDGTSHCADIHVHPSGKFLYGSNRGHDSIAICAIDEETGMLSSIGYESTQGQAPRNFGLNPEGTFLFAANQQTDTVVTFAIDTETGELNATGDVAEVPTPVCLKMLACS